A region of Paractinoplanes abujensis DNA encodes the following proteins:
- a CDS encoding CHAT domain-containing protein, translating to MLHRRGDQTAWAVDCLRRSRRLWTELGDPEGQLTAAETLALALSDLPGGFAEAQLLIAETLEPARQAAYALARRGEAGAAVDLVERTRVRAFGGDVLAGRVDFPVAYVLPASTGTAVLLARGGQVDVAIFHQPDERTVAPPDERPGGAPTDAVRRVAGPLGRLLQPVVDALHRDGEERLTVVATGAATWYPWAAAEVTDPATGERVPVGDLLTLSLASSAAMAGESRRRASEAEPGGAVIFADPERSRAEAAEVEGSFGGTAAVLMAGEATRAALLRELPGCRYAHLACPGFDDRTEAEPTRLVLTGGEVTPADVRALPPLQARLVFLSACPTGPDDTIGWPGTLLAAGVAAVVSTLWPVDGRVTALMAGRFYRELALLRRRGAAEDVALALRRSQHWLRTEKGLADPYFWAGFVVYGS from the coding sequence GTGCTTCACCGCCGGGGCGATCAGACCGCCTGGGCCGTCGACTGTCTCCGGCGCAGCCGGCGACTGTGGACGGAACTCGGCGACCCCGAGGGGCAGCTCACGGCGGCGGAGACCTTGGCGCTCGCCCTGTCCGATCTGCCGGGCGGGTTCGCGGAAGCCCAGCTGCTGATCGCCGAGACGCTGGAACCGGCCCGGCAGGCGGCGTACGCGCTGGCCCGCCGTGGTGAGGCCGGAGCCGCGGTCGACCTGGTGGAGCGCACCCGGGTGCGTGCCTTCGGGGGCGATGTTCTCGCCGGCCGCGTCGACTTTCCGGTCGCGTACGTGCTTCCCGCGTCGACGGGGACCGCGGTGCTGTTGGCGCGCGGCGGGCAGGTCGACGTCGCGATCTTTCACCAGCCGGACGAGCGGACTGTCGCCCCGCCGGACGAGCGGCCGGGTGGGGCGCCGACCGATGCCGTACGGCGGGTGGCCGGGCCGCTCGGGCGTCTGCTGCAACCGGTGGTCGACGCGCTGCACCGGGACGGCGAGGAACGGCTGACCGTCGTGGCCACCGGGGCCGCCACCTGGTATCCGTGGGCCGCGGCGGAAGTCACCGACCCCGCGACCGGTGAGCGGGTGCCGGTGGGCGACCTGCTGACGTTGTCGCTGGCGTCGTCGGCTGCGATGGCCGGTGAGAGCCGACGGCGGGCGAGCGAGGCCGAGCCGGGTGGGGCTGTCATCTTCGCGGATCCGGAGCGCAGCCGGGCCGAGGCGGCCGAGGTGGAGGGCTCGTTCGGGGGCACGGCCGCGGTGCTGATGGCGGGCGAGGCGACCCGGGCGGCGTTGCTGCGGGAGTTGCCGGGGTGCCGGTATGCCCACCTGGCCTGCCCCGGGTTCGACGACCGGACCGAGGCCGAGCCGACACGGCTGGTGCTGACCGGGGGTGAGGTCACGCCGGCCGACGTACGGGCTCTGCCGCCGTTGCAGGCGCGCCTGGTGTTTCTGAGCGCGTGCCCGACCGGCCCGGACGACACGATCGGGTGGCCCGGCACGCTGCTCGCGGCCGGGGTGGCGGCTGTCGTGAGCACGTTGTGGCCGGTCGACGGGCGGGTGACCGCGCTGATGGCAGGGCGGTTCTATCGGGAGCTGGCGCTTCTGCGGCGACGCGGGGCGGCCGAGGACGTCGCGCTGGCGTTGCGGCGGAGCCAGCACTGGTTGCGTACGGAAAAGGGGTTGGCCGACCCGTATTTCTGGGCGGGTTTCGTCGTGTACGGATCCTGA
- a CDS encoding TIR domain-containing protein codes for MPDARDVFVVHGRDDQARKALWAFLQALDLRPLDWEQVRSRTGKPTPYMGEILREGFATNQAAVVLMTPDDGACLHPSLRGADEPSYEVEVTGQPRPNVLIEAGMALALQPERTVIIEIGRLRPASDMAGLNTVHFNGTPESLNKIAGRLRSAGCAVDTTGTDWLDVTRFQNLDAYTRKF; via the coding sequence ATGCCTGACGCACGCGACGTATTTGTGGTCCATGGCCGTGACGACCAGGCGAGGAAGGCCTTGTGGGCGTTCCTGCAGGCGCTCGACCTGCGGCCGCTCGACTGGGAGCAGGTGCGCAGCCGTACGGGGAAACCCACGCCGTACATGGGCGAGATCCTGCGCGAAGGCTTCGCCACCAACCAGGCCGCCGTGGTGCTGATGACCCCCGACGACGGGGCCTGCCTGCACCCGTCGCTGCGAGGTGCGGACGAACCGTCGTACGAGGTCGAGGTGACCGGTCAGCCCCGGCCCAACGTGCTGATCGAGGCGGGCATGGCCCTGGCCCTGCAGCCCGAACGCACCGTCATCATCGAGATCGGCCGGCTGCGTCCCGCCTCGGACATGGCCGGCCTCAACACCGTCCACTTCAACGGCACCCCGGAAAGCCTGAACAAGATCGCCGGGCGGCTGCGGTCGGCGGGGTGCGCGGTCGACACGACGGGCACCGACTGGCTCGACGTGACCCGCTTCCAGAACCTGGACGCCTACACCCGCAAGTTCTGA
- the glgX gene encoding glycogen debranching protein GlgX, producing MKIWPGSPYPLGASYDGGGTNFALFSEAAERVELCLFDEDGTETRIDLPEREAMVWHGYLPRIVPGQRYGYRVHGPNDPSAGLRCNPSKLLLDPYAKAIDGHYEWNEALFSYRFDDHDAYNDEDSAPYAMKSVVINPYFDWANDRPLRIPFHQTVIYEAHVKGMTERNPHVPEDVRGTYSGLAHPAMIKHFKELGVTAVELMPVHQFVHDSNLVERGQRNYWGYNTIGFFAPHNDYASFGGRGGQVQEFKSMVKALHQAGIEVILDVVYNHTAEGNHLGPTLSFRGIDNPAYYRLVEEDKQYYYDTTGTGNSLNVRHHESLRLIMDSLRYWVTEMHVDGFRFDLAASLARDFHEVNRLAAFFDLVNQDPIVSQVKLIAEPWDVGDGGYQVGGFPPLWTEWNGKYRDSVRDFWRGEPSGLGEFASRFAGSSDLYEIDGRRPIASINFVTAHDGFTLEDLVSYNEKHNDANGEDNRDGESHNRSWNSGVEGPTDDPAVIALRERQKRNFLATLLLSQGVPMIAHGDELGRTQGGNNNVYAQDNEISWIDWADARHHDVLTVFTRRLTRLRADHPIFRRRRFFTGEPAGDTGLPGIAWLRHDGSPMQEQDWAPGAARTLAVFLNGHGIPEADALGERIVDDSFLLLFNAAPEEVEFTLPDPAYGQAWEITVDTADPLLAKATTAKAQEGLRLAPHAMLVLRCAY from the coding sequence ATGAAGATCTGGCCCGGTTCGCCGTACCCGCTGGGCGCGTCCTACGACGGCGGCGGCACCAACTTCGCCCTGTTCTCGGAGGCTGCTGAGCGGGTCGAGCTGTGCCTGTTCGACGAGGACGGCACCGAGACCCGCATCGACCTGCCCGAGCGGGAGGCGATGGTGTGGCACGGCTACCTCCCGCGCATCGTGCCCGGCCAGCGTTACGGCTACCGCGTGCACGGTCCGAACGACCCGTCCGCCGGTCTCCGCTGCAACCCCAGCAAGCTGCTGCTCGACCCGTACGCCAAGGCGATCGACGGCCACTACGAGTGGAACGAGGCGCTGTTCTCGTACCGGTTCGACGACCACGACGCGTACAACGACGAGGACTCGGCCCCGTACGCGATGAAGTCCGTGGTGATCAACCCGTACTTCGACTGGGCCAACGACCGCCCGCTGCGCATCCCGTTCCACCAGACGGTGATCTACGAGGCGCACGTCAAGGGCATGACCGAGCGCAACCCGCACGTCCCCGAGGACGTCCGGGGCACGTATTCCGGCCTGGCCCACCCGGCGATGATCAAGCACTTCAAGGAGCTCGGCGTGACCGCCGTCGAGCTCATGCCGGTGCACCAGTTCGTGCACGACAGCAACCTGGTCGAGCGCGGGCAGCGCAACTACTGGGGTTACAACACCATCGGCTTCTTCGCCCCGCACAACGACTACGCCTCGTTCGGCGGCCGCGGCGGACAGGTGCAGGAGTTCAAGTCGATGGTCAAGGCGCTGCACCAGGCCGGCATCGAGGTCATCCTGGATGTGGTCTACAACCACACGGCCGAGGGCAACCACCTCGGGCCGACCCTGTCGTTCCGCGGCATCGACAACCCGGCCTACTACCGGCTCGTCGAGGAGGACAAGCAGTACTACTACGACACCACCGGCACCGGGAACAGCCTCAACGTCCGGCACCACGAGTCGCTGCGGCTGATCATGGACTCGCTGCGCTACTGGGTCACCGAGATGCACGTCGACGGTTTCCGGTTCGACCTGGCGGCGTCGCTGGCCCGCGACTTCCACGAGGTGAACCGGCTCGCGGCGTTCTTCGACCTGGTCAACCAGGACCCGATCGTGTCGCAGGTCAAGCTGATCGCCGAGCCGTGGGACGTCGGCGACGGCGGCTACCAGGTCGGCGGGTTCCCGCCCCTCTGGACCGAGTGGAACGGCAAATACCGCGACTCGGTACGGGATTTCTGGCGCGGTGAGCCGTCCGGGCTCGGCGAGTTCGCCTCCCGCTTCGCGGGCAGTTCCGACCTGTACGAGATCGACGGCCGGCGCCCCATCGCCTCGATCAACTTCGTCACGGCCCACGACGGCTTCACGCTGGAGGACCTGGTCTCCTACAACGAGAAGCACAATGACGCCAACGGCGAGGACAACCGCGACGGCGAAAGCCACAACCGCTCGTGGAACAGCGGCGTGGAGGGGCCGACCGACGACCCCGCCGTGATCGCGCTGCGCGAACGGCAGAAGCGCAACTTCCTGGCCACGCTGCTGCTGTCCCAGGGCGTTCCGATGATCGCCCACGGCGACGAGCTCGGGCGCACCCAGGGCGGCAACAACAACGTGTACGCCCAGGACAACGAGATCAGCTGGATCGACTGGGCCGACGCCCGTCACCACGACGTGCTCACCGTCTTCACCCGGCGGCTGACCCGCCTGCGGGCCGACCACCCGATCTTCCGCCGCCGCCGGTTCTTCACCGGTGAGCCCGCCGGCGACACGGGCCTGCCCGGCATCGCCTGGCTGCGCCACGACGGCAGCCCGATGCAGGAGCAGGACTGGGCCCCCGGCGCGGCCCGCACGCTGGCCGTGTTCCTCAACGGCCACGGCATCCCCGAGGCGGACGCCCTGGGTGAGCGGATCGTCGACGACTCGTTCCTGCTGCTGTTCAACGCCGCCCCCGAGGAGGTCGAGTTCACCCTGCCCGACCCGGCCTACGGCCAGGCGTGGGAGATCACCGTCGACACGGCCGACCCGCTGCTGGCCAAGGCGACCACGGCCAAGGCCCAGGAGGGTCTGCGCCTGGCCCCGCACGCCATGCTGGTGCTGCGCTGCGCGTACTGA
- a CDS encoding DUF6493 family protein, with product MNLTGEVLRDHIGQAGPDAVAAVLVAAAEPERVALAAGLEAFLKSMEPEDWWRSRHDPTGGLGLAVLGTMPTAARAAALLNRRDMRDKWGRIPVAQALSVVRARELPWLGDLAGRLVTRLRPEDAWQGGWSFAAALLTESGAAVPMTEGFVGGWLLDLEQQDSRRRTAFVDRLRETPHLDTLLPAVFEIDGLGAHLGTMVWDMESGGWTGRPAFPAAVAQLVAEGRLDRATVLAATVDRLVRGDRPAFLRPFALLHDELAPTLDEQTGHATDYAQLLPDAPSTIAGTAQRALRAVDDAGRLELDTLLDVSRPTLVRKEKTLVKTQLTWLDKVVRREPGRTGDILETVAAAFDHPALDIQERALVLIEKHARGLDLSWLADAAAGLGGDLPVRAARLSGAPAPVVPGVPAALPPPSAPAALPEPIGSVTELAEEVTALLHEETLVGWERVLAGLVALRAADDLSPLRHVADRAGEALSPHGWNERRAALGVAIRGVLRGGPSELRETGRAWRRIVDGLRPPDLTGDPTRLLALRIAEVAERLHQASAVVPVATPTHVNGNLDAAVLVERLRRAEAQGWEPLPLDFEQALLRLPRGTAPAIADGLTSAAGRRLAEWLAGGGLPDPASSRVRQPAGKVHSWHVGPPPGIGRVLVTLDPVRAGVLSVEDQLVTLTRRTTMGYDSEVSEPVTLATALPHHREIVAAWALPGLADQDERGDPVVLPLLAENDGPFGPAMSLAVAYSLGARHESDRAAAVDAFLALAARGTSGFGAAVGGDLGELGALGLVKLNRAVLPLTDAHRAGASAAVWEVLAAALPLLLLAAPRGLPDLLELASLVAPAVGAHDEISGLVELAARKGGSRMLKEARRLQAVLTA from the coding sequence ATGAACCTCACGGGGGAAGTCCTGCGCGACCACATCGGCCAGGCCGGCCCGGACGCGGTGGCTGCCGTGCTGGTCGCGGCGGCCGAGCCGGAACGCGTCGCGCTGGCCGCCGGCCTCGAGGCTTTCCTCAAGTCGATGGAGCCGGAGGACTGGTGGCGTTCCCGGCACGACCCGACCGGCGGGCTGGGTCTCGCGGTGCTGGGCACGATGCCCACCGCCGCCCGCGCGGCTGCCCTGCTCAACCGGCGCGACATGCGCGACAAGTGGGGCCGGATCCCGGTCGCGCAGGCGCTGAGCGTGGTTCGCGCCCGCGAGCTGCCCTGGCTCGGCGACCTGGCCGGCCGTCTCGTCACCAGGCTCCGGCCGGAGGACGCCTGGCAGGGCGGCTGGTCGTTCGCGGCGGCCCTGCTGACCGAGTCGGGCGCGGCCGTGCCCATGACCGAGGGCTTCGTCGGCGGGTGGCTCCTCGACCTCGAGCAGCAGGATTCCCGCCGGCGCACGGCCTTTGTCGACCGGCTGCGCGAAACCCCGCATCTGGACACCCTGCTGCCCGCCGTGTTCGAGATCGACGGGCTCGGCGCGCACCTCGGCACCATGGTGTGGGACATGGAATCCGGCGGCTGGACGGGCCGGCCCGCCTTCCCGGCCGCGGTCGCCCAGCTCGTCGCCGAGGGCCGCCTCGACCGCGCCACGGTCCTGGCCGCGACCGTCGACCGGCTGGTCCGCGGCGACCGCCCGGCTTTCCTGCGGCCGTTCGCCCTGCTGCACGACGAACTGGCGCCCACGCTCGACGAGCAGACCGGTCACGCGACGGATTACGCACAACTACTGCCGGACGCGCCGTCCACGATCGCCGGCACCGCCCAGCGGGCGCTACGGGCGGTCGACGACGCCGGCCGGCTCGAACTCGACACGCTGCTCGACGTCAGCCGGCCCACGCTCGTGCGCAAGGAGAAGACGCTCGTCAAGACCCAGCTGACCTGGCTCGACAAGGTCGTCCGGCGCGAGCCCGGCCGGACCGGCGACATCCTCGAGACGGTGGCGGCGGCGTTCGACCACCCGGCGCTCGACATCCAGGAACGCGCGCTCGTTCTGATCGAGAAGCACGCCCGTGGGCTCGATCTGTCCTGGCTGGCCGACGCGGCCGCCGGTCTCGGCGGCGACCTGCCGGTCCGCGCCGCGCGCTTGTCCGGCGCCCCCGCCCCGGTCGTCCCCGGTGTCCCGGCGGCATTGCCACCGCCGTCCGCGCCGGCGGCCCTGCCCGAGCCGATCGGCAGCGTGACCGAACTGGCCGAGGAGGTGACCGCGCTGCTGCACGAGGAGACGCTCGTCGGCTGGGAGCGGGTGCTGGCCGGGCTGGTGGCGCTGCGCGCGGCCGACGACCTGTCGCCGCTGCGTCACGTGGCCGACCGTGCGGGTGAGGCCCTGAGCCCGCACGGCTGGAACGAACGGCGTGCGGCGCTCGGCGTGGCGATCCGCGGCGTCCTCCGGGGTGGCCCCAGCGAGCTGCGGGAGACGGGCCGGGCCTGGCGGCGGATCGTCGACGGCCTGCGACCGCCCGATCTGACCGGGGATCCGACCAGGCTGCTGGCCCTGCGCATCGCCGAGGTGGCGGAGCGGCTCCATCAGGCGTCAGCGGTCGTGCCGGTGGCGACGCCGACCCACGTGAACGGCAACCTCGACGCCGCAGTGCTGGTGGAGCGGCTGCGACGGGCCGAGGCGCAGGGATGGGAGCCGCTGCCGCTCGACTTCGAGCAGGCGCTGCTGCGGCTGCCGCGCGGCACCGCCCCCGCGATCGCAGACGGCCTGACCTCCGCGGCCGGGCGGCGGCTGGCCGAGTGGCTGGCCGGTGGCGGCCTGCCCGACCCGGCGAGCTCGCGGGTGCGGCAACCCGCCGGAAAGGTCCACTCCTGGCATGTCGGGCCACCACCCGGGATCGGACGGGTTCTGGTCACCCTCGACCCGGTCCGAGCCGGTGTTCTCTCCGTCGAGGACCAGCTGGTGACGCTGACCCGCAGAACCACCATGGGCTACGACAGCGAGGTGTCCGAGCCGGTGACCTTGGCCACGGCCCTCCCGCACCACCGGGAGATCGTCGCCGCGTGGGCGCTGCCCGGGCTGGCCGACCAGGACGAGCGGGGCGACCCGGTGGTGCTGCCGCTGCTGGCCGAGAACGACGGCCCGTTCGGCCCGGCGATGTCGCTGGCCGTGGCCTATTCGCTCGGCGCGCGCCACGAGTCCGACCGGGCCGCCGCGGTCGACGCCTTCCTGGCCCTGGCCGCGCGTGGAACCAGCGGGTTCGGCGCCGCGGTCGGGGGTGATCTGGGCGAGCTCGGGGCGCTCGGCCTAGTGAAGCTGAATCGGGCGGTGCTGCCGCTGACCGACGCCCATCGGGCCGGGGCCTCGGCCGCGGTCTGGGAGGTGCTCGCGGCCGCCCTGCCCCTCCTGCTGCTGGCTGCCCCGCGCGGGCTGCCCGACCTGCTGGAACTCGCGTCGCTGGTCGCTCCGGCCGTCGGCGCCCACGACGAGATATCGGGGCTCGTCGAACTGGCCGCACGGAAGGGGGGCAGCCGCATGCTCAAGGAAGCCCGCAGACTGCAGGCGGTGCTCACGGCGTGA
- a CDS encoding aldo/keto reductase, with protein sequence MEYTRLGSSGLKVSRIALGCMSFGEPDRGSNQWTLDDTAAEPIFRQALELGITFWDTANTYSDGTSEEVVGRAIRKYTDRDSIVLASKVFFPVGDGPGGRGLSRRAILQQIDNSLARLGTDYLDLYQIHRFDPETPVEETMEALHDVVRAGKVRYLGASSMWAWQFAKLQHAADLGGWTRFVSMQNQYSLVQREEEREMFGLLADQGVGSLPWSPLAKGRLARPWDERGSQRAKVDPLHARYEGDENRPIVDAVRRVAEARGVPMAQVALAWVLRNPVVDAPIVGPTKSHHLTDAVAALDLDLTDEEADALEGDYTPRLPSGY encoded by the coding sequence ATGGAGTACACGCGTCTGGGAAGTTCGGGTCTGAAGGTCAGCCGCATCGCGCTGGGATGCATGAGCTTCGGGGAGCCCGACCGCGGCAGCAACCAGTGGACGCTCGACGACACCGCCGCCGAACCGATCTTCCGGCAGGCCCTCGAGCTGGGCATCACCTTCTGGGACACGGCCAACACGTACAGTGACGGCACGTCGGAGGAGGTGGTCGGCCGGGCCATCCGCAAATACACCGACCGCGACTCGATCGTGCTGGCCAGCAAAGTCTTCTTCCCGGTGGGTGACGGACCGGGCGGCCGGGGCCTGTCCCGCCGGGCCATCCTCCAGCAGATCGACAACTCGCTGGCCCGGCTCGGCACGGACTACCTCGACCTCTACCAGATCCACCGATTCGACCCGGAGACGCCGGTCGAGGAGACGATGGAGGCTCTGCACGACGTCGTACGGGCGGGCAAGGTCCGCTACCTCGGCGCGTCCTCGATGTGGGCCTGGCAGTTCGCCAAACTGCAGCACGCGGCCGACCTCGGCGGCTGGACCAGATTCGTGAGCATGCAGAACCAGTACAGCCTGGTGCAGCGCGAGGAGGAACGGGAGATGTTCGGCCTGCTGGCCGACCAGGGCGTCGGGTCGCTGCCGTGGAGCCCGCTCGCGAAGGGCCGCCTGGCCCGGCCGTGGGACGAGCGAGGCTCACAACGGGCCAAGGTCGACCCGCTGCACGCACGCTACGAAGGCGACGAGAACCGTCCCATCGTCGACGCCGTACGCCGGGTGGCCGAGGCCCGTGGTGTGCCGATGGCCCAGGTCGCGCTGGCCTGGGTGCTGCGCAACCCGGTCGTCGACGCGCCGATCGTCGGCCCCACCAAGTCGCATCATCTGACCGACGCCGTCGCGGCCCTCGACCTCGACCTGACCGACGAGGAGGCCGACGCGCTCGAAGGCGATTACACGCCCCGGCTGCCGTCCGGCTACTGA
- a CDS encoding cellulose binding domain-containing protein, translating into MGALPFVHSAESPVKRSLLSALLLVAVALAPPSPALGAPADPVHVDVDVRAGLAPVATGALGVNHAIWDSQLGTPAVSDLLKDAGVQMLRYPGGSYADIYHWRDHTAPGGYVAPGTDFDTFMAGARRTGAEPMIIANYGTGTAQEAADWVRYANITKGYGARFWTIGNENYGNGHYGSEWEADNHADKSPKEYAANVVAYSQAMKAVDPSIKVGAVLTMPGNWPDGIVGTGDTGTWNAEVLTRAGAAIDFVDVHWYPGGSSAAETLTKSSHIQDAVHLLRQQISRYAGQNADRIQISMTETNVDVGRNTQPGALFLADVYSGLLAQGVFTVHWWNVHNGLGTVSTVAGQTDYNDFGLLSSGNCNADNTVCQPPLNTPFAPYYALKLMGAFAHPGDRFVSAGTGDPLVASHAVRRPNGDLAVLLINKDPDNARTVALNYHGFTPAAGAPAVTTYTNGADGLTTATTGSATGQTIPPYGISLVTLHSANSGALLPAVGRPTATTTDRTATISWPSAGSGLKYEVYSAGSQLGETTSTSLTVRNLEPGKRYTINVVARDNSGRTSAASPPLTFTTGTPADAPCTVKLRDTNDWGNGYVGSIDITNNTGAPVTNWTLTFAWPRSWQSLGSGWNATWTADGRTVRVTSENALAAGATTNVGYVGNYSGPNVLPEVFTLNGKVCTTA; encoded by the coding sequence ATGGGAGCGCTCCCATTCGTTCACTCTGCGGAGAGTCCTGTGAAGAGATCCCTCCTGAGCGCCCTCCTGCTCGTGGCGGTCGCGCTCGCCCCGCCCTCCCCCGCCCTCGGCGCCCCGGCCGACCCCGTCCACGTCGACGTCGACGTGCGGGCCGGGCTCGCCCCCGTCGCGACCGGCGCCCTCGGCGTCAACCACGCCATCTGGGACTCCCAGCTCGGCACCCCGGCCGTGTCCGACCTGCTCAAGGACGCCGGCGTGCAGATGCTGCGCTACCCGGGCGGCTCCTACGCCGACATCTACCACTGGCGCGACCACACCGCGCCCGGCGGCTACGTCGCCCCCGGCACCGACTTCGACACGTTCATGGCCGGGGCGCGGCGCACCGGGGCCGAGCCGATGATCATCGCGAACTACGGCACGGGCACGGCCCAGGAGGCCGCCGACTGGGTGCGCTACGCCAACATCACCAAGGGGTACGGCGCCCGGTTCTGGACGATCGGCAACGAGAACTACGGCAACGGGCACTACGGCTCCGAGTGGGAGGCCGACAACCACGCCGACAAGAGCCCGAAGGAATACGCGGCCAACGTCGTCGCGTACTCGCAGGCCATGAAGGCCGTCGACCCCAGCATCAAAGTCGGCGCCGTGCTCACCATGCCGGGCAACTGGCCCGACGGCATCGTCGGCACCGGCGACACGGGCACCTGGAACGCCGAGGTGCTGACCCGGGCCGGCGCGGCCATCGACTTCGTCGACGTGCACTGGTATCCCGGCGGCTCCTCCGCGGCCGAGACGCTCACCAAGAGCAGCCACATCCAGGACGCGGTCCACCTGCTGCGGCAGCAGATCTCCCGGTACGCCGGCCAGAACGCCGACCGCATTCAGATCAGCATGACCGAGACGAACGTCGACGTCGGCCGCAACACCCAGCCCGGCGCGCTGTTCCTGGCCGACGTCTACAGCGGGCTACTGGCCCAAGGCGTGTTCACCGTGCACTGGTGGAACGTCCACAACGGCCTCGGCACGGTGTCGACCGTGGCCGGGCAGACCGACTACAACGACTTCGGGCTGCTCTCCAGCGGCAACTGCAACGCCGACAACACGGTCTGCCAGCCGCCGCTGAACACGCCGTTCGCGCCGTACTACGCGCTCAAGCTGATGGGCGCCTTCGCCCACCCGGGCGACCGGTTCGTCTCCGCCGGCACCGGGGACCCGCTGGTCGCCTCGCACGCCGTCCGCCGCCCCAACGGTGACCTGGCCGTCCTGCTGATCAACAAGGACCCGGACAACGCGCGGACGGTGGCCCTGAACTATCACGGCTTCACCCCGGCCGCGGGCGCGCCGGCCGTGACCACCTACACCAACGGCGCCGACGGCCTGACCACGGCGACCACCGGCAGTGCCACCGGGCAGACCATTCCCCCGTACGGGATCTCGCTGGTCACCCTGCACTCGGCCAACAGCGGCGCCCTGCTGCCCGCCGTAGGCCGCCCCACCGCGACGACGACCGATCGCACGGCGACGATCTCGTGGCCCTCGGCCGGTTCCGGGCTCAAATACGAGGTCTACAGCGCCGGTTCCCAGCTGGGCGAGACGACGTCGACGTCCCTGACCGTACGCAACCTCGAGCCCGGCAAGCGCTACACGATCAACGTCGTGGCCCGTGACAACTCCGGTCGCACCTCGGCCGCCTCGCCGCCGCTGACGTTCACGACCGGAACCCCGGCCGACGCGCCCTGCACGGTGAAGCTGCGCGACACCAACGACTGGGGCAACGGGTACGTCGGCTCGATCGACATCACCAACAACACGGGGGCGCCCGTCACGAACTGGACGCTGACGTTCGCGTGGCCCCGCTCGTGGCAGAGCCTGGGCAGCGGCTGGAACGCCACCTGGACCGCGGACGGCCGCACCGTCCGCGTCACCAGCGAAAACGCGCTGGCCGCGGGCGCCACCACCAACGTCGGCTACGTCGGCAACTACAGCGGGCCCAACGTGCTGCCCGAGGTGTTCACCCTCAACGGCAAGGTCTGCACGACCGCCTGA
- a CDS encoding SWIM zinc finger family protein produces MVSAAAYAYLGSSALARGDLTLQTSGGPAAHPRFFTGFLASPAATATGLLAVAEVARSRYYRPLDPVSLDPVVTAGSDRLRFESFSGCCGVYARLDVLPAGIDGEIVAHGTTNVDVNVPLQRALARVGPADPMHLAVGPDELAVTTFDGPVVERKVPLPTRWLRGFAEAQVLTSRFDPRAELAVADARALLQRMSAGDRSVLWAVPAGRTLRVTSRPGPGAVCLPGAGRLAAIKPFLRHATRLRVYGPAITAGSGPVASTWELSNPALRLSLTLSPEPYRGFSGEGAVLEALAADEAADDAELISALLSWDPKIDVDALAVASGLDAGRVRDALTQLGTAGRVGFDVAEAGYFHRTLPYTVEGAARMNPRLVAARALAESGAASLNGVVRSGDNTYHVRDGESCTCPWWAKHRGGRGPCKHALAVRMVRAEVPA; encoded by the coding sequence ATGGTCAGCGCAGCGGCGTACGCGTATCTCGGGTCCTCGGCCCTCGCCCGGGGCGATCTCACCCTGCAGACCTCGGGCGGGCCGGCCGCGCATCCGCGGTTCTTCACCGGTTTCCTGGCGAGCCCGGCCGCGACGGCGACGGGTCTGCTGGCGGTGGCCGAGGTCGCCCGCAGCCGCTATTACCGTCCGCTCGACCCGGTCAGCCTCGATCCGGTGGTGACGGCGGGCTCCGACCGGCTGCGGTTCGAGTCGTTCTCCGGCTGCTGCGGTGTCTACGCCCGGCTCGACGTGCTGCCCGCGGGCATCGACGGCGAGATCGTCGCCCACGGCACCACCAATGTCGACGTCAACGTGCCGCTGCAGCGCGCCCTCGCCCGGGTCGGCCCGGCCGATCCGATGCACCTGGCCGTCGGCCCCGACGAACTGGCGGTCACCACGTTCGACGGCCCGGTCGTCGAGCGCAAGGTGCCGCTGCCCACCCGCTGGTTGCGCGGCTTCGCCGAGGCGCAGGTGCTCACTTCCCGTTTCGACCCGCGCGCCGAGCTGGCCGTGGCCGACGCGCGAGCTCTGCTGCAGCGGATGAGCGCGGGCGACCGCTCGGTGCTGTGGGCGGTCCCGGCCGGCCGCACGCTGCGCGTCACCTCACGCCCGGGGCCCGGGGCCGTCTGCTTGCCGGGCGCCGGTCGCCTCGCCGCGATAAAACCCTTCCTTCGGCACGCGACCCGGTTGCGCGTCTACGGTCCGGCCATCACGGCCGGCTCCGGGCCGGTGGCCAGCACGTGGGAGCTGAGCAACCCCGCCCTGCGGTTGTCGCTGACCCTGTCGCCCGAGCCCTACCGCGGGTTCTCGGGCGAGGGCGCGGTGCTCGAGGCACTCGCCGCCGACGAGGCCGCCGACGACGCCGAGCTGATCAGCGCGCTGCTCTCCTGGGATCCGAAGATCGACGTGGATGCGCTGGCCGTCGCCTCCGGGCTCGACGCGGGCCGGGTCCGCGACGCGCTGACCCAGCTCGGCACGGCCGGGCGGGTCGGCTTCGACGTGGCCGAGGCGGGCTATTTCCACCGCACCCTGCCTTACACAGTGGAGGGCGCGGCCCGGATGAACCCGCGGCTGGTGGCGGCGCGGGCACTGGCCGAGTCGGGCGCGGCGAGCCTCAACGGCGTCGTCCGCAGCGGTGACAACACCTATCATGTCCGCGACGGCGAATCCTGCACATGCCCGTGGTGGGCCAAACATCGCGGCGGACGCGGGCCCTGCAAGCACGCCCTCGCCGTCCGCATGGTCCGGGCCGAGGTGCCCGCATGA